The Xanthomonas indica sequence GTCAAGCTGCCTGCGGGCGATCTGATCCTGTATCCGTCCAGCAGCCTGCACCGGGTGGCGCCGGTGACCCGCGGCGCGCGCCTGGCCTCGTTCTTCTGGGTACAGAGCCTGGTGCGCGACGCCGGCCGGCGGCAGACCCTGTTCGACCTGGACACCGCGATCCAGGCGCTGACCGCCAGCGGCGCGGACGCGGCGGCGCTGCTGCGCCTGACCAACGTCTACCACAACCTGCTGCGCGACTGGTCGGAGACATGAGCGCGCGCGGCAATCGGAACGCCGCACACGCCATCGGCGCACGCTCGCGCGGCGGCGGATGCAATCACGCCGGCGTTGCACCGCCGCGCTTCGTTGTCGCGTGAGCGGCCCCGCGTCGCCGCCGGCGATACGCCCCAGCGCCGGCATCGCCACGTTGCACGGCAGCAGCATGGGCACGCGCTGGAGCGCCAGGCTGCTGCCGCCCCACGGCAGCGACCCGCACACGCTGCGCGCAGCGATCCAGGCGCAGCTCGATCTGCTGGTCGCGCAGATGAGCACCTGGGACGCGCAATCGGACCTCAGCCGCTACAACCACGCCGATGCCGGCACCTGGCACACCTTGCCCGGCGCGCTGGACACGGTGCTGCATTGCGCGGTGGAGGTGGCGCAACGTAGCAGCGGCGCCTTCGATCCCACGATCGGCACCGTGCTCGGCCTATGGGGCTTCGGCGCCACCGCCGGGAATCGGCGCGTGCCCGACGCCACGGCGCTGCGACAGGCCCGCGCCGCGGGCGACTGGCGCCGGCTGAGCGTCGACGCGCAAGGCCGCTGGCACCAGCCGGGCGGGCTGCAGCTGGATCTGTCGGCGATCGCCAAGGGCTACGGCGTCGACCTGGCGGTCCGGGCGCTGCAGGCGCGTGCCGTGGAAAGCGCGCTGGTGGAGGTCGGCGGCGATCTCTACGGCTATGGCCGTAAGCCGGATGGGCAGGCGTGGCGGGTGCTGCTCGAGGCGGCCCCGGAGGACGGCGTGCGCAGCGATGCACCGCCGCGCACGCTCGCGGCCGACGGCCTGGCGGTGGCCACCTCCGGCGACCGCTGGCACCACTTCGAACAGGATGGCCGGCGCTACGGGCACCTGCTGGACCCACGCAGCGGCCAGCCGATCGCGGCAACGCTGGCCACGGTCACCGTGGCCGCCGCCGATGCCATGCGGGCCGATGCCTGGGCCACCGCGCTCGGCGTGCTGGGCGCCGAGGTGGGCCTGGCCTGTGCCGAGCGCGAAGGCATCGCGGTGCGCTTTCTGCTGCGCCAGGACGGTGGCGTGCAGGAACGGCGCAGCAGCGCCTTCGCCGCGCTGGCGCAGGCCTGAGCGCAGCGCGCTGCTCCACGCGCCGCGGTCACGAGGCACACCCGTCACCGCGCGACAGACCGCGCCGGCGCGTGCCGGACGACACGCCGCTACCCCGCCTTTGGAGGCTGCGGTGACAACTGCGGGCTCTGCTTCTGCGGCGGCGACGCCAGGCGTGCCACACCACCACACCTTCATGCCGTCACGCCCTCAGCGCGCGGCCGGCAGCCCCATGCGCTGCAGTTCGAACACATAGCCCTTGCCGCGCACCGTGCGGATCCATTGCGGCACCAGCGGGTCGTCGCCGAGCTTCTGGCGCAGCCGCGAGACCTGCAGATCGATGCCGCGGCTGCCCGCCACTGCGCTGGCCTCGCCGTCGCCCAGCGCCGTCCGCAGCACTTCGCGGCTGAGCACCTCGCCCGGCTGTTCCAGGAACACCGCCATCAGCCGCAGTTCGCCCGGCGACAGCGGGATCGTCCGTCCGTCCGGCGCCACCGCCTGGTGACGCGCGGCATCGACCTGCCAGCCGCCGTGCGCGGCCGGCGGTGGCTGCGTCGCACGCACCCGGCGCAGCACGGCGTTGAGCCGCGCTACCAGTTCGCGCAGGTCGGGCGGCCGCACCAGGAAGTCGTCCGCACCCAGATCCAGCCCGATCACCCGGTCCACCGGTTCGGCGCGGTCGGCCATCATCACGATGGCGATGTCGCCGCGGTCGCGCAGTTGCCGGCACAGGCGCAGGCCTTCGGCGCCGTCGAGGCCGGCATCGAGGACCACCGCGTCGTAATGCCCGGCCGCCAGTTGCGCCTGCAGGTGCGGCGCGCTGTCGGCGTCGTGCGTCTGCAGGTTGAAGCAGGCCAGGTAATCGCGGATCCGGTCGCGCAAGGCCGCGTCCGCGTCCGCTACCAGGATTTTTGCCAACCACCTGTTGTCCGAGAGCACCTGTCGGCTTCCGCTGAGCGGCCCGGATGGCCGCGCCCGCGCATTGGACGCGGTCGGCGCCGACGCCGCAAGACCCGCGCGCGGGGTCGCGCAGGCTCAGTCCGTGGGCGTCGGCGCGGCCTCGATACGCATCGCCAGCAACTCCCCACCCCCGCTCAAAGCGAAGCGGCGCCTGGCATCGGCGGCCAACCAGGCGCTGTCGCCGGCCGCCAGTGGCGGCAGTCCGCTGGCCGCATCGAACTGCGCTTGCCCTGCCAGAAGATGAACGGCCCAGGCGACGCCGGGTTCGGCGAAGAACAACATCGGCCCGACCAGCGGCCGGTGCAGCAGTTGCGTGCGCAGCCGGTCACGTCGCCACATGAGGTTGAAATCGTGGGTCGGCCCGTCCAGCAACTCGCCGCGCAGCGGCCGCTCGCCGGCGAAGCGCAGGCGCGCATACGGGTCCTGCAGCACCTGCTCCTCGCCATCGTCGAAGCGCAGGCGCACGCCGTTGCCGCGCAGCAGGACCAGTTCGCGGTCGATCCCGGGGAAGGCGGAGAACGCGGCATCCTGCTCGATCTCGGCGATGGACAGGCGCAGCAGCCAGTCGTCGCCGGATGCCGGCAGGCGCAGGATCTCCCGGGTCCAGCCCAGGCCATTGCGCCAGCGTTCGCGGCGATACGCGTTGGCGGGAATCACCCGCGCGGGCAGCATGTACCGGTCCATCCGCACATTCTG is a genomic window containing:
- a CDS encoding FAD:protein FMN transferase → MGTRWSARLLPPHGSDPHTLRAAIQAQLDLLVAQMSTWDAQSDLSRYNHADAGTWHTLPGALDTVLHCAVEVAQRSSGAFDPTIGTVLGLWGFGATAGNRRVPDATALRQARAAGDWRRLSVDAQGRWHQPGGLQLDLSAIAKGYGVDLAVRALQARAVESALVEVGGDLYGYGRKPDGQAWRVLLEAAPEDGVRSDAPPRTLAADGLAVATSGDRWHHFEQDGRRYGHLLDPRSGQPIAATLATVTVAAADAMRADAWATALGVLGAEVGLACAEREGIAVRFLLRQDGGVQERRSSAFAALAQA
- a CDS encoding response regulator transcription factor, which gives rise to MAKILVADADAALRDRIRDYLACFNLQTHDADSAPHLQAQLAAGHYDAVVLDAGLDGAEGLRLCRQLRDRGDIAIVMMADRAEPVDRVIGLDLGADDFLVRPPDLRELVARLNAVLRRVRATQPPPAAHGGWQVDAARHQAVAPDGRTIPLSPGELRLMAVFLEQPGEVLSREVLRTALGDGEASAVAGSRGIDLQVSRLRQKLGDDPLVPQWIRTVRGKGYVFELQRMGLPAAR
- a CDS encoding HutD family protein — its product is MDRYMLPARVIPANAYRRERWRNGLGWTREILRLPASGDDWLLRLSIAEIEQDAAFSAFPGIDRELVLLRGNGVRLRFDDGEEQVLQDPYARLRFAGERPLRGELLDGPTHDFNLMWRRDRLRTQLLHRPLVGPMLFFAEPGVAWAVHLLAGQAQFDAASGLPPLAAGDSAWLAADARRRFALSGGGELLAMRIEAAPTPTD